The Arachis ipaensis cultivar K30076 chromosome B05, Araip1.1, whole genome shotgun sequence nucleotide sequence ATTTAGAAGGAGTCAGTGATGCAATCCGATGTAAAGCCTTCTCGGTGACCTTGTCGGGATCAGCTATGGCATGGTTTAATACAGCTACTAGGAGAACTCAGGCTAAGCACCCAATCTCTTTGCTGGAAATAGAGCAAAGGGTGGGACAAAGCATTCGAGATTATCTAGACCGCTTCAATAAAGCGCTCTTAGAGGTAAACATGGGAACTCCGGAGGTCGTGTGTTTGTGCTTGATTGCTAGCTTATTAGAAGGAGATTTTAGAAGGCATTTGACTTCAAAGGATGTGAAGTCAATGGAGAAAATTCATCAGATCGCTCTGGAGTACATTCGAGATGAAGATGTTTCGAAGGTGGTCTCAATAAAAAAGAAGAACATGGTGATAAGTGaatatcttataccctttttcaaaGCATTTTCATTGtggttttagttatattttattaaatttagtatgttttagtgcaaaattcatcttctagatgatactttgagtttttgtattttttctatgattttagggaAATTTTTGGGCGAAATTGGCAAAGTCTTGTTGAGAGatgaagaaaggatagcagatgttgtcaaATCTTGATCTACgtgcattccaacgagcatatcttgagctacagagattcaaTTAACGCGGTCTCAATGGCGCTGAAAAGCTAACTTTCAAAGCTTTCCAGTattatatgatagtctatacttCTCTTCCAGAATCATtgccaaaactggcgttgaacgtccacatctggagttcaacgcccaaagaggagcaAGCccagcgttgaacacccaaagctggcattcaacgccagccagggagcaaaaGTCAGCAAGCTCACTCCctaatgggtgttcaacgcccaaagccCAATTTGAACACCAAGCACCATACGAAGCAAttaccaaagtgggcccaaagtgaattttagcactccttagcttatctagtcttatctttgtactttttaaatttaaattaacatcttttagggtTAGTATCTCCTAGttaaagaggagatcacttaggCTTAGGATGATTGGATCACTAAATATTATTTTCGTTTCCTCTGTAAAGcgtgagtaactaaacctcctggttaaggttaggagctctactcatctctatggattaatatcattactattctattttaatatatatttgattCAGTTCTAAGGtgtgttttcgttcttcatcctaatgaaacTGGGTATGtccctttttctacatgagttcttgtgatactCAGAACAAGCTcacttgagctacagcttgaaaacactcctcctaaatcacaattatctgggctaattgggatacgtgacatataatccagtTAGTTTTGGGTAAGTGAGGCTTCTGTGGTGCTAAACTAGTTTTCTAAACTTCACCttctgatccgaaagatccgaccttgtctgtggtgttttgagtaggattggAGGAGATTAATTCGCTAAGGAAATAGgttttaatcacttacagtttgctatagaatgaatcattcattgttaaaatagttggtaagaagtaTTAATTCGGAAAGGTGAAtatctccgagaccttaactaTTCTCTCGTTATTGTTTCTACATCAATTCTTTACTGCTTTCCTTATTATTGTTTTATGCGAATTCAACAATAACCActctttttctatttgtctaactaagatctgcaggataaccattgcttgctcaatccaacaatcctcatgggatcgaccctcactcacctgaggtattacttggatgacccggtgcacttgtcggtgaagttgtgcgagttcataTTTTACGCACCACCTGGCGCTGTCACCTAATAAAGCTGGGTGTTCGGGACAAACCTTGTCCCCAAAACCACCAATTCCATGAGTTGGGGAGTTTTTCTCCTACACATCTTTGGTGGCCTCACTTACTGAGGTGTATCAGCAAGTTTCTCATCGACCTAGAGCCTCGTTAAACAGGTCTCAATATTGTGATTATCACAAATCTTATGGTCACAAGACCGAGGATTGCATTGATTTGAAGGATGCCTTGGAACAAACGATCCAGGATGGTAAACTTCCCGAGTTCACCCAGCATGTAAGGCCGCCTAGGCGGCACAATGATGATGACGATCGGGAAACCAGGAACCCTAGAAATTCCAAGCCCCCAGAAAACCCAGAGGATGCTGCTCAGGTAGTGGTAAATGTAGTTACGGCGAAGAGCGGACTGCCTAAATCCAACAACATAGTGAAAAGGGATATCAAAGTTGCAACCTCGGAAGTGCTCAAGGTAACTAGCATTCCAGTAGTGCAATTTATAGTAGAAGATTTTCAAGTAGCCACATCTGAAGATGATGAGCCCTTGGTGATCACTACAAGGTTAGGTAATGATATTGTAAAAAGAATCCTCGTTGACACAGGAGCAGACTCAAATATGCTCATCAGAAATGCATTTGATGCTCTGGGTTTAAAGGATCAACATTTGGAGCCCCATCTTCCTGGATTTTTGGCCTTGGAGATCATTATATCAAGCATGATGGGGCTATTGACCTCCTTTTCACAGTAGGAAAAGGTGTTAACATAAGGGCAATACAGACTGAGTTCGTCGTCCTTTAAGATTCCATAGCTTATAATGTGATATTGGGAAGGAAAATGCTCAATGATTTGTGTGCGTTCAtatcaacaaaaattttagtGATGAAGTTCTTGACAGCAGAAGGTCGGGTGGCAACTATCCAAGGAGATTGGA carries:
- the LOC107640380 gene encoding uncharacterized protein LOC107640380, coding for MAVPKSRDKRKSHSAGKDMKNPILYKHLTDFSTGASCRLSFRPGFTHAEVRISVLKPSENPSKDQQQEDGHEADVTPSHDEVPPKNENEGAADERIFDVRLPKHFDKSTVLKYDEKMDSQEHIDAFEARINLEGVSDAIRCKAFSVTLSGSAMAWFNTATRRTQAKHPISLLEIEQRVGQSIRDYLDRFNKALLEVNMGTPEVVCLCLIASLLEGDFRRHLTSKDVKSMEKIHQIALEYIRDEDVSKVVSIKKKNMQVSHRPRASLNRSQYCDYHKSYGHKTEDCIDLKDALEQTIQDGKLPEFTQHVRPPRRHNDDDDRETRNPRNSKPPENPEDAAQVVVNVVTAKSGLPKSNNIVKRDIKVATSEVLKVTSIPVVQFIVEDFQVATSEDDEPLVITTRLGNDIVKRILVDTGADSNMLIRNAFDALGLKDQHLEPHLPGFLALEIIISSMMGLLTSFSQ